The following proteins come from a genomic window of Candidatus Poribacteria bacterium:
- a CDS encoding WD40 repeat domain-containing protein, whose protein sequence is MTLTGHTEWIRSIAFSPDGKTIASGGGDNIIFFWDIETGTTKMRLTGHKDWVYSLAFSPDGKTIASGCFDATINLWDTYTGEYQKTLTGHTSSVNSIAFSPDGKTLVSGSGDGSVLIWEINPQIQQPFGEVREPRQR, encoded by the coding sequence ATGACACTTACCGGACACACAGAGTGGATTAGAAGTATTGCGTTCAGTCCCGATGGAAAAACAATCGCAAGTGGTGGGGGAGACAACATCATTTTTTTCTGGGATATAGAGACAGGAACAACCAAGATGAGACTTACGGGACATAAAGATTGGGTGTACAGTTTAGCGTTCAGCCCCGATGGAAAAACAATCGCAAGTGGGTGTTTTGATGCCACGATCAACTTATGGGATACCTACACTGGCGAATACCAGAAAACACTGACGGGACATACATCTTCAGTCAACAGCATCGCGTTCAGTCCTGATGGAAAAACCCTCGTGAGTGGTAGTGGCGACGGTTCTGTGCTCATCTGGGAGATAAATCCCCAAATACAACAACCTTTTGGCGAGGTTAGAGAACCTCGCCAGCGGTGA
- a CDS encoding glutaredoxin family protein has protein sequence MKTTPIQLQFYTKSDCPLCEDAKRVLQSIEAKLSFITVEEIDITKNLGLFTKYKHLIPVLELDGQQLFVHRATYWKLVWQLRWHRFWRFIPQIGRWGL, from the coding sequence TTGAAAACTACACCGATCCAACTCCAGTTCTACACGAAATCGGATTGCCCGCTCTGTGAAGATGCAAAGAGAGTGCTGCAAAGCATTGAAGCAAAATTATCGTTTATTACGGTTGAGGAAATCGATATCACCAAAAATCTGGGACTGTTCACGAAATACAAGCATCTGATTCCTGTGTTGGAATTAGATGGACAACAACTTTTTGTGCATCGTGCCACCTATTGGAAGTTAGTGTGGCAATTGCGATGGCACCGGTTTTGGAGGTTTATACCCCAAATAGGTAGGTGGGGTTTGTAA
- a CDS encoding Gfo/Idh/MocA family oxidoreductase: MKIRLAQYGISHDHAGGKANVMKTSDEIDFAGVFEPSPEVRDTLGQSSVYDGVHWFTSKEEILEDETIVGVAAQGRVSQNLTFAREILEHGKHVWFDKPAGDNLDEFREVLDIARDRNLLVQLGYMFRYNAGFQFILDWVHSGKLGDIFSVRGRISSGPSSDAHWQRWDSLGEHSGGIMFILACHLTDIIVALLGQPTRVTPFSRHDGHDVPWYRNNTAAVFEYPRALAILESTSLEVDSGKSRRLEVYGTRGSAILEPLEPPALRLCLDEERDGYAKGWQTVPVEPRPRYVESLRAFVADIRGEKSPDRSLDHEFTVQETVLRAAGLQQ, from the coding sequence GTGAAAATCAGACTTGCACAATACGGTATTTCCCACGACCATGCTGGGGGGAAAGCCAACGTGATGAAGACAAGTGACGAAATCGACTTCGCCGGTGTCTTTGAGCCATCACCAGAAGTCCGAGACACCCTTGGTCAAAGTTCGGTTTATGACGGTGTCCACTGGTTCACATCCAAAGAAGAAATACTCGAAGATGAGACAATCGTTGGGGTTGCAGCGCAGGGACGTGTGTCGCAGAACCTCACCTTTGCACGGGAGATTCTTGAACACGGCAAGCATGTTTGGTTCGATAAACCTGCCGGTGATAACCTCGATGAATTTCGAGAGGTTTTAGACATCGCACGCGACAGAAACCTGCTCGTTCAACTCGGTTATATGTTCCGATACAATGCTGGCTTCCAGTTTATCCTTGACTGGGTGCACTCCGGCAAACTCGGTGATATTTTTTCAGTGCGGGGACGTATCTCATCAGGCCCTTCAAGTGACGCACATTGGCAACGTTGGGATTCACTCGGTGAACACTCTGGTGGAATTATGTTTATCCTTGCCTGTCATCTCACCGATATTATCGTCGCATTGTTGGGACAACCCACACGGGTGACACCCTTTTCGAGGCACGACGGACACGACGTGCCGTGGTATCGAAACAATACAGCAGCTGTGTTTGAATATCCGAGAGCGTTAGCAATTCTTGAGTCAACGTCATTGGAAGTCGATTCGGGGAAATCGAGACGATTAGAAGTCTACGGGACACGCGGCAGCGCAATTCTTGAACCACTGGAACCGCCAGCCTTGCGATTGTGTCTTGACGAGGAACGGGATGGATATGCGAAAGGTTGGCAGACAGTGCCTGTGGAGCCGCGCCCGCGCTATGTCGAAAGTCTTCGGGCGTTTGTCGCTGATATTCGGGGCGAAAAATCCCCTGATCGCTCCCTCGACCACGAGTTCACAGTTCAAGAAACAGTGCTACGGGCAGCAGGACTACAACAATAA